The following coding sequences are from one Vulpes vulpes isolate BD-2025 chromosome 12, VulVul3, whole genome shotgun sequence window:
- the PLEKHG5 gene encoding pleckstrin homology domain-containing family G member 5 isoform X4, translating into MDDQSLAEEKGLHCQNPGCMDRGRAAKVCHHADCQQLHHRGPLNLCEACDSKFHSAMHYDGHVRFDLPPQGSILARNVSTRSCPPRTSPAVDLEEEEESSMDGKGDRKSTGLKLSKKARRRHTDDPSKECFTLKFDLNVDIETEIVPAMKKKSLGEVLLPVFERKGIALGKVDIYLDQSNTPLSLTFEAYRFGGHYLRVKAKPGDEGKVEQGVKDSKSLSLPILRPARAGTPSLERVDPQSRRESLDILAPGRRRKNMSEFLGETSIPGQEAPTPSSCSLPSGSSGGSDSWKNRAASRFSGFFSSGPSTSTFGREVDKMEQLEAKLHTYGLFGLPRLPRRLRFDHDSWEEEGDEEEEEDDACLWLEDSWRDLIDGHEKLTRRQCHQQEAVWELLHTEASYIKKLRVITNLFLCCLLNLQESGLLCEVEAERLFSNVPELARLHRGLWASTMAPVLEKARRTRALLQPGDFLRGFKTFGSLFKPYIRYCVEEEGCMEYMRGLLRDNELFRAYVTWAEKHQQCQRLKLSDMLAKPHQRLTKYPLLLKSVLRKTDEPRAKEAVVTMIDSVERFIHHVNACMRQRQERQRLAAVVSRVDAYEVVEGSNDEVDKLLKEFLHLDLTAPIPGASPEETRQLLLEGSLRMKEGKDSKMDVYCFLFTDLLLVTKAVKKAERTKVIRPPLLVDKIVCRELRDPGSFLLIYLNEFHSAVGAYTFQASGQALCRGWVEAIYNAQNQLQQLRVQEHPGSQQPLESLEEEDDEQEEEDEEDEDEDEEEEEGGGSSTSAASSPTILRKSSNSLNSQHCASDGSTETLAMVVVEPGETLSSPEFEGGPFGSQSDETSLSTTASSVTPISELLPLGPVDGRSCSMDSAYGTLSPTSLQDFMAPAPVAESLPRPPELPQAPSPLSSPRLRRRTPVQLLPRLPHLLKSKSEASLLQLLSGATTCGAPPAPSRSLSELCLAVAGRGTRTQGSSREPGPSWVRQGTPRPSSGPEPSELEGRTSCLAGEPERPTRRSRDLPLGASPRVQPEPPPGISAQHRKLTLAQLYRIRTTLLLNSTLTASEV; encoded by the exons GTATGCCACCACGCTGACTGCCAGCAGCTACACCACCGGGGACCCCTCAACCTCTGTGAAGCCTGTGACAGCAAGTTCCACAGTGCCATGCATTATGATGGGCACGTCCGCTTTGACCTGCCCCCACAAG GCTCTATCCTGGCCCGGAATGTGTCTACTCGGTCATGTCCCCCACGCACCAGCCCTGCAGTGGatttggaggaggaagaggaaagctCTATGGATGGCAAAGG GGACCGGAAGAGCACAGGCCTGAAACTCTCCAAGAAGGCAAGGAGGAGACACACAGAT GACCCAAGCAAGGAGTGCTTCACCTTGAAATTTGACCTAAACGTGGACATTGAGACAGAGATTGTACCGGCCATGAAGAAGAAGTCTCTGGG ggaggtgctgCTGCCAGTGTTTGAAAGGAAGGGCATTGCACTGGGCAAAGTGGATATCTACCTGGACCAGTCCAACACACCCCTGTCCCTCACCTTTGAGGCCTACCGGTTCGGGGGACACTACCTGCGGGTCAAAG CCAAGCCAGGGGATGAGGGAAAGGTGGAGCAGGGAGTAAAGGACTCCAAGTCCCTGAGTCTGCCAATCCTGCGGCCAGCCAGGGCTGGGACCCCCTCCTTGGAACGTGTGGACCCCCAGAGCCGCCGGGAGAGCTTGGACATCCTG GCCCCTGGCCGCCGCCGCAAGAACATGTCGGAGTTCCTGGGGGAGACGAGCATCCCTGGCCAGGAGGCCCCCACACCTTCCAGCTGCTCTCTGCCCAGTGGCAGCAGTGGTGGCAGTGATAGCTGGAAGAATCGGGCAGCCAGTCGTTTCAGTGGCTTCTTCAGCTCAGGCCCCAGCACAAGCACCTTTGGCCGG GAGGTAGACAAGATGGAGCAGCTGGAGGCCAAACTGCACACCTACGGCCTCTTTGGGCTCCCCAGGCTGCCCCGGAGGCTGCGCTTTGACCACGACTcatgggaggaagagggggatgaggaggaagaggaggacgaTGCCTGCCTATGGCTGGAGGACAGCTGGCGGGACCTCATTGATGGGCATGAG AAGCTGACCAGGAGGCAGTGCCACCAGCAGGAGGCGGTGTGGGAGCTCCTGCATACAGAGGCCTCCTACATTAAGAAACTGAGGGTGATCACCAAC CTGTTCCTCTGCTGCCTCCTGAACCTGCAAGAGTCGGGGCTGCTGTGCGAG GTGGAGGCGGAGCGTCTGTTCAGCAACGTCCCGGAGCTGGCGCGGCTGCACCGCGGACTGTGGGCCAGCACGATGGCGCCGGTGCTGGAGAAGGCGCGGCGCACGCGGGCGCTGCTGCAGCCCGGGGACTTCCTCAGAGGCTTCAAGACG TTCGGCTCCCTCTTCAAGCCCTACATCCGATACTGCGTGGAGGAGGAGGGCTGCATGGAGTACATGCGTGGCCTGCTGCGCGACAACGAGCTTTTCCGGGCCTACGTCACG TGGGCCGAGAAGCACCAGCAGTGCCAGCGGCTGAAGCTGAGCGACATGCTGGCCAAGCCCCACCAGCGCCTCACCAAGTACCCGCTGCTGCTCAAGTCGGTGCTGAGGAAGACGGACGAGCCGCGCGCCAAGGAGGCGGTCGTCACCATG atcGACTCGGTGGAGCGCTTCATCCACCACGTGAACGCGTGCATGCGGCAGCGGCAGGAGCGGCAGCGGCTGGCGGCGGTGGTGAGCCGCGTCGACGCCTACGAGGTGGTGGAAGGCAGCAACGATGAGGTGGACAAG CTCCTGAAGGAGTTTCTGCATCTAGACCTTACAGCACCCATCCCTGGCGCCTCCCCTGAGGAGACACGACAGCTGCTGCTGGAGGGGAGCCTGAGGATGAAGGAGGGGAAGGACAGCAAG ATGGACGTGTACTGCTTCCTCTTTACGGACCTACTCTTGGTGACCAAGGCAGTGAAGAAGGCTGAGAGGACCAAGGTCATCCGGCCACCACTGCTGGTGGACAAGATTGTGTGCCGAGAGCTTCGAGAccctg GCTCCTTTCTCCTCATCTACCTGAACGAGTTCCACAGTGCTGTGGGTGCCTACACGTTCCAGGCCAGCGGCCAGGCTTTGTGCCGAGGCTGGGTGGAGGCCATTTACAACGCGCAG aACCAGCTGCAGCAGCTGCGTGTCCAGGAGCACCCAGGCAGCCAGCAGCCCCTGGagagcctggaggaggaggacgatgagcaggaggaggaggatgaagaggatgaggatgaggatgaggaagaggaggaaggcgGGGGGAGTAGCACTTCTGCCGCCAGCTCCCCCACCATTCTGCGCAAGAGCAGCAACAGTCTCAACTCCCAGCACTG CGCCTCAGATGGCTCCACAGAGACCCTGGCCATGGTTGTGGTGGAGCCAGGGGAGACACTGTCCTCTCCTGAGTTCGAGGGCGGCCCCTTCGGCTCCCAGTCAGATGAGACCTCTCTCAGCACCACTGCCTCCTCTGTGACACCCATCAGCGAGCTGCTGCCCCTGGGCCCAGTGGATGGCCGCTCCTGTTCCATGGACTCCGCCTATGGCACCCTCTCCCCTACCTCCCTGCAAGACTTCATGGCCCCAGCCCCTGTCGCGGAGTCATTGCCACGGCCCCCAGAACTACCACAAGCCCCTTCACCCCTATCCTCcccccgcctccgccgccgcaCCCCTGTTCAGCTGCTGCCCCGTCTGCCCCACCTGCTCAAGTCCAAATCTGAGGCCAGCCTCCTCCAGCTGCTGTCAGGGGCCACCACCTGTGgagcgcccccagcccccagccgtAGCCTTTCAGAACTCTGCTTGGCTGTGGCAGGCCGTGGCACAAGGACTCAGGGTTCTTCTCGGGAACCTGGGCCCAGCTGGGTTCGCCAGGGGACACCAAGGCCTAGCAGTGGCCCTGAGCCATCAGAGCTGGAGGGCAGAACCAGCTGCCTGGCTGGGGAGCCCGAAAGACCCACCAGGAGGAGCAGAGACCTGCCCTTGGGGGCCTCGCCCAGGGTCCAGCCCGAGCCGCCTCCGGGGATCTCTGCCCAGCACCGGAAGCTGACGCTAGCCCAGCTGTACCGAATCAGGACCACCCTGCTGCTTAACTCCACGCTCACTGCCTC GGAGGTCTGA
- the PLEKHG5 gene encoding pleckstrin homology domain-containing family G member 5 isoform X1 encodes MPRGRELEGRDDQSLAEEKGLHCQNPGCMDRGRAAKVCHHADCQQLHHRGPLNLCEACDSKFHSAMHYDGHVRFDLPPQGSILARNVSTRSCPPRTSPAVDLEEEEESSMDGKGDRKSTGLKLSKKARRRHTDDPSKECFTLKFDLNVDIETEIVPAMKKKSLGEVLLPVFERKGIALGKVDIYLDQSNTPLSLTFEAYRFGGHYLRVKAKPGDEGKVEQGVKDSKSLSLPILRPARAGTPSLERVDPQSRRESLDILAPGRRRKNMSEFLGETSIPGQEAPTPSSCSLPSGSSGGSDSWKNRAASRFSGFFSSGPSTSTFGREVDKMEQLEAKLHTYGLFGLPRLPRRLRFDHDSWEEEGDEEEEEDDACLWLEDSWRDLIDGHEKLTRRQCHQQEAVWELLHTEASYIKKLRVITNLFLCCLLNLQESGLLCEVEAERLFSNVPELARLHRGLWASTMAPVLEKARRTRALLQPGDFLRGFKTFGSLFKPYIRYCVEEEGCMEYMRGLLRDNELFRAYVTWAEKHQQCQRLKLSDMLAKPHQRLTKYPLLLKSVLRKTDEPRAKEAVVTMIDSVERFIHHVNACMRQRQERQRLAAVVSRVDAYEVVEGSNDEVDKLLKEFLHLDLTAPIPGASPEETRQLLLEGSLRMKEGKDSKMDVYCFLFTDLLLVTKAVKKAERTKVIRPPLLVDKIVCRELRDPGSFLLIYLNEFHSAVGAYTFQASGQALCRGWVEAIYNAQNQLQQLRVQEHPGSQQPLESLEEEDDEQEEEDEEDEDEDEEEEEGGGSSTSAASSPTILRKSSNSLNSQHCASDGSTETLAMVVVEPGETLSSPEFEGGPFGSQSDETSLSTTASSVTPISELLPLGPVDGRSCSMDSAYGTLSPTSLQDFMAPAPVAESLPRPPELPQAPSPLSSPRLRRRTPVQLLPRLPHLLKSKSEASLLQLLSGATTCGAPPAPSRSLSELCLAVAGRGTRTQGSSREPGPSWVRQGTPRPSSGPEPSELEGRTSCLAGEPERPTRRSRDLPLGASPRVQPEPPPGISAQHRKLTLAQLYRIRTTLLLNSTLTASEV; translated from the exons GTATGCCACCACGCTGACTGCCAGCAGCTACACCACCGGGGACCCCTCAACCTCTGTGAAGCCTGTGACAGCAAGTTCCACAGTGCCATGCATTATGATGGGCACGTCCGCTTTGACCTGCCCCCACAAG GCTCTATCCTGGCCCGGAATGTGTCTACTCGGTCATGTCCCCCACGCACCAGCCCTGCAGTGGatttggaggaggaagaggaaagctCTATGGATGGCAAAGG GGACCGGAAGAGCACAGGCCTGAAACTCTCCAAGAAGGCAAGGAGGAGACACACAGAT GACCCAAGCAAGGAGTGCTTCACCTTGAAATTTGACCTAAACGTGGACATTGAGACAGAGATTGTACCGGCCATGAAGAAGAAGTCTCTGGG ggaggtgctgCTGCCAGTGTTTGAAAGGAAGGGCATTGCACTGGGCAAAGTGGATATCTACCTGGACCAGTCCAACACACCCCTGTCCCTCACCTTTGAGGCCTACCGGTTCGGGGGACACTACCTGCGGGTCAAAG CCAAGCCAGGGGATGAGGGAAAGGTGGAGCAGGGAGTAAAGGACTCCAAGTCCCTGAGTCTGCCAATCCTGCGGCCAGCCAGGGCTGGGACCCCCTCCTTGGAACGTGTGGACCCCCAGAGCCGCCGGGAGAGCTTGGACATCCTG GCCCCTGGCCGCCGCCGCAAGAACATGTCGGAGTTCCTGGGGGAGACGAGCATCCCTGGCCAGGAGGCCCCCACACCTTCCAGCTGCTCTCTGCCCAGTGGCAGCAGTGGTGGCAGTGATAGCTGGAAGAATCGGGCAGCCAGTCGTTTCAGTGGCTTCTTCAGCTCAGGCCCCAGCACAAGCACCTTTGGCCGG GAGGTAGACAAGATGGAGCAGCTGGAGGCCAAACTGCACACCTACGGCCTCTTTGGGCTCCCCAGGCTGCCCCGGAGGCTGCGCTTTGACCACGACTcatgggaggaagagggggatgaggaggaagaggaggacgaTGCCTGCCTATGGCTGGAGGACAGCTGGCGGGACCTCATTGATGGGCATGAG AAGCTGACCAGGAGGCAGTGCCACCAGCAGGAGGCGGTGTGGGAGCTCCTGCATACAGAGGCCTCCTACATTAAGAAACTGAGGGTGATCACCAAC CTGTTCCTCTGCTGCCTCCTGAACCTGCAAGAGTCGGGGCTGCTGTGCGAG GTGGAGGCGGAGCGTCTGTTCAGCAACGTCCCGGAGCTGGCGCGGCTGCACCGCGGACTGTGGGCCAGCACGATGGCGCCGGTGCTGGAGAAGGCGCGGCGCACGCGGGCGCTGCTGCAGCCCGGGGACTTCCTCAGAGGCTTCAAGACG TTCGGCTCCCTCTTCAAGCCCTACATCCGATACTGCGTGGAGGAGGAGGGCTGCATGGAGTACATGCGTGGCCTGCTGCGCGACAACGAGCTTTTCCGGGCCTACGTCACG TGGGCCGAGAAGCACCAGCAGTGCCAGCGGCTGAAGCTGAGCGACATGCTGGCCAAGCCCCACCAGCGCCTCACCAAGTACCCGCTGCTGCTCAAGTCGGTGCTGAGGAAGACGGACGAGCCGCGCGCCAAGGAGGCGGTCGTCACCATG atcGACTCGGTGGAGCGCTTCATCCACCACGTGAACGCGTGCATGCGGCAGCGGCAGGAGCGGCAGCGGCTGGCGGCGGTGGTGAGCCGCGTCGACGCCTACGAGGTGGTGGAAGGCAGCAACGATGAGGTGGACAAG CTCCTGAAGGAGTTTCTGCATCTAGACCTTACAGCACCCATCCCTGGCGCCTCCCCTGAGGAGACACGACAGCTGCTGCTGGAGGGGAGCCTGAGGATGAAGGAGGGGAAGGACAGCAAG ATGGACGTGTACTGCTTCCTCTTTACGGACCTACTCTTGGTGACCAAGGCAGTGAAGAAGGCTGAGAGGACCAAGGTCATCCGGCCACCACTGCTGGTGGACAAGATTGTGTGCCGAGAGCTTCGAGAccctg GCTCCTTTCTCCTCATCTACCTGAACGAGTTCCACAGTGCTGTGGGTGCCTACACGTTCCAGGCCAGCGGCCAGGCTTTGTGCCGAGGCTGGGTGGAGGCCATTTACAACGCGCAG aACCAGCTGCAGCAGCTGCGTGTCCAGGAGCACCCAGGCAGCCAGCAGCCCCTGGagagcctggaggaggaggacgatgagcaggaggaggaggatgaagaggatgaggatgaggatgaggaagaggaggaaggcgGGGGGAGTAGCACTTCTGCCGCCAGCTCCCCCACCATTCTGCGCAAGAGCAGCAACAGTCTCAACTCCCAGCACTG CGCCTCAGATGGCTCCACAGAGACCCTGGCCATGGTTGTGGTGGAGCCAGGGGAGACACTGTCCTCTCCTGAGTTCGAGGGCGGCCCCTTCGGCTCCCAGTCAGATGAGACCTCTCTCAGCACCACTGCCTCCTCTGTGACACCCATCAGCGAGCTGCTGCCCCTGGGCCCAGTGGATGGCCGCTCCTGTTCCATGGACTCCGCCTATGGCACCCTCTCCCCTACCTCCCTGCAAGACTTCATGGCCCCAGCCCCTGTCGCGGAGTCATTGCCACGGCCCCCAGAACTACCACAAGCCCCTTCACCCCTATCCTCcccccgcctccgccgccgcaCCCCTGTTCAGCTGCTGCCCCGTCTGCCCCACCTGCTCAAGTCCAAATCTGAGGCCAGCCTCCTCCAGCTGCTGTCAGGGGCCACCACCTGTGgagcgcccccagcccccagccgtAGCCTTTCAGAACTCTGCTTGGCTGTGGCAGGCCGTGGCACAAGGACTCAGGGTTCTTCTCGGGAACCTGGGCCCAGCTGGGTTCGCCAGGGGACACCAAGGCCTAGCAGTGGCCCTGAGCCATCAGAGCTGGAGGGCAGAACCAGCTGCCTGGCTGGGGAGCCCGAAAGACCCACCAGGAGGAGCAGAGACCTGCCCTTGGGGGCCTCGCCCAGGGTCCAGCCCGAGCCGCCTCCGGGGATCTCTGCCCAGCACCGGAAGCTGACGCTAGCCCAGCTGTACCGAATCAGGACCACCCTGCTGCTTAACTCCACGCTCACTGCCTC GGAGGTCTGA
- the PLEKHG5 gene encoding pleckstrin homology domain-containing family G member 5 isoform X3, producing the protein MHYDGHVRFDLPPQGSILARNVSTRSCPPRTSPAVDLEEEEESSMDGKGDRKSTGLKLSKKARRRHTDDPSKECFTLKFDLNVDIETEIVPAMKKKSLGEVLLPVFERKGIALGKVDIYLDQSNTPLSLTFEAYRFGGHYLRVKAKPGDEGKVEQGVKDSKSLSLPILRPARAGTPSLERVDPQSRRESLDILAPGRRRKNMSEFLGETSIPGQEAPTPSSCSLPSGSSGGSDSWKNRAASRFSGFFSSGPSTSTFGREVDKMEQLEAKLHTYGLFGLPRLPRRLRFDHDSWEEEGDEEEEEDDACLWLEDSWRDLIDGHEKLTRRQCHQQEAVWELLHTEASYIKKLRVITNLFLCCLLNLQESGLLCEVEAERLFSNVPELARLHRGLWASTMAPVLEKARRTRALLQPGDFLRGFKTFGSLFKPYIRYCVEEEGCMEYMRGLLRDNELFRAYVTWAEKHQQCQRLKLSDMLAKPHQRLTKYPLLLKSVLRKTDEPRAKEAVVTMIDSVERFIHHVNACMRQRQERQRLAAVVSRVDAYEVVEGSNDEVDKLLKEFLHLDLTAPIPGASPEETRQLLLEGSLRMKEGKDSKMDVYCFLFTDLLLVTKAVKKAERTKVIRPPLLVDKIVCRELRDPGSFLLIYLNEFHSAVGAYTFQASGQALCRGWVEAIYNAQNQLQQLRVQEHPGSQQPLESLEEEDDEQEEEDEEDEDEDEEEEEGGGSSTSAASSPTILRKSSNSLNSQHCASDGSTETLAMVVVEPGETLSSPEFEGGPFGSQSDETSLSTTASSVTPISELLPLGPVDGRSCSMDSAYGTLSPTSLQDFMAPAPVAESLPRPPELPQAPSPLSSPRLRRRTPVQLLPRLPHLLKSKSEASLLQLLSGATTCGAPPAPSRSLSELCLAVAGRGTRTQGSSREPGPSWVRQGTPRPSSGPEPSELEGRTSCLAGEPERPTRRSRDLPLGASPRVQPEPPPGISAQHRKLTLAQLYRIRTTLLLNSTLTASEV; encoded by the exons ATGCATTATGATGGGCACGTCCGCTTTGACCTGCCCCCACAAG GCTCTATCCTGGCCCGGAATGTGTCTACTCGGTCATGTCCCCCACGCACCAGCCCTGCAGTGGatttggaggaggaagaggaaagctCTATGGATGGCAAAGG GGACCGGAAGAGCACAGGCCTGAAACTCTCCAAGAAGGCAAGGAGGAGACACACAGAT GACCCAAGCAAGGAGTGCTTCACCTTGAAATTTGACCTAAACGTGGACATTGAGACAGAGATTGTACCGGCCATGAAGAAGAAGTCTCTGGG ggaggtgctgCTGCCAGTGTTTGAAAGGAAGGGCATTGCACTGGGCAAAGTGGATATCTACCTGGACCAGTCCAACACACCCCTGTCCCTCACCTTTGAGGCCTACCGGTTCGGGGGACACTACCTGCGGGTCAAAG CCAAGCCAGGGGATGAGGGAAAGGTGGAGCAGGGAGTAAAGGACTCCAAGTCCCTGAGTCTGCCAATCCTGCGGCCAGCCAGGGCTGGGACCCCCTCCTTGGAACGTGTGGACCCCCAGAGCCGCCGGGAGAGCTTGGACATCCTG GCCCCTGGCCGCCGCCGCAAGAACATGTCGGAGTTCCTGGGGGAGACGAGCATCCCTGGCCAGGAGGCCCCCACACCTTCCAGCTGCTCTCTGCCCAGTGGCAGCAGTGGTGGCAGTGATAGCTGGAAGAATCGGGCAGCCAGTCGTTTCAGTGGCTTCTTCAGCTCAGGCCCCAGCACAAGCACCTTTGGCCGG GAGGTAGACAAGATGGAGCAGCTGGAGGCCAAACTGCACACCTACGGCCTCTTTGGGCTCCCCAGGCTGCCCCGGAGGCTGCGCTTTGACCACGACTcatgggaggaagagggggatgaggaggaagaggaggacgaTGCCTGCCTATGGCTGGAGGACAGCTGGCGGGACCTCATTGATGGGCATGAG AAGCTGACCAGGAGGCAGTGCCACCAGCAGGAGGCGGTGTGGGAGCTCCTGCATACAGAGGCCTCCTACATTAAGAAACTGAGGGTGATCACCAAC CTGTTCCTCTGCTGCCTCCTGAACCTGCAAGAGTCGGGGCTGCTGTGCGAG GTGGAGGCGGAGCGTCTGTTCAGCAACGTCCCGGAGCTGGCGCGGCTGCACCGCGGACTGTGGGCCAGCACGATGGCGCCGGTGCTGGAGAAGGCGCGGCGCACGCGGGCGCTGCTGCAGCCCGGGGACTTCCTCAGAGGCTTCAAGACG TTCGGCTCCCTCTTCAAGCCCTACATCCGATACTGCGTGGAGGAGGAGGGCTGCATGGAGTACATGCGTGGCCTGCTGCGCGACAACGAGCTTTTCCGGGCCTACGTCACG TGGGCCGAGAAGCACCAGCAGTGCCAGCGGCTGAAGCTGAGCGACATGCTGGCCAAGCCCCACCAGCGCCTCACCAAGTACCCGCTGCTGCTCAAGTCGGTGCTGAGGAAGACGGACGAGCCGCGCGCCAAGGAGGCGGTCGTCACCATG atcGACTCGGTGGAGCGCTTCATCCACCACGTGAACGCGTGCATGCGGCAGCGGCAGGAGCGGCAGCGGCTGGCGGCGGTGGTGAGCCGCGTCGACGCCTACGAGGTGGTGGAAGGCAGCAACGATGAGGTGGACAAG CTCCTGAAGGAGTTTCTGCATCTAGACCTTACAGCACCCATCCCTGGCGCCTCCCCTGAGGAGACACGACAGCTGCTGCTGGAGGGGAGCCTGAGGATGAAGGAGGGGAAGGACAGCAAG ATGGACGTGTACTGCTTCCTCTTTACGGACCTACTCTTGGTGACCAAGGCAGTGAAGAAGGCTGAGAGGACCAAGGTCATCCGGCCACCACTGCTGGTGGACAAGATTGTGTGCCGAGAGCTTCGAGAccctg GCTCCTTTCTCCTCATCTACCTGAACGAGTTCCACAGTGCTGTGGGTGCCTACACGTTCCAGGCCAGCGGCCAGGCTTTGTGCCGAGGCTGGGTGGAGGCCATTTACAACGCGCAG aACCAGCTGCAGCAGCTGCGTGTCCAGGAGCACCCAGGCAGCCAGCAGCCCCTGGagagcctggaggaggaggacgatgagcaggaggaggaggatgaagaggatgaggatgaggatgaggaagaggaggaaggcgGGGGGAGTAGCACTTCTGCCGCCAGCTCCCCCACCATTCTGCGCAAGAGCAGCAACAGTCTCAACTCCCAGCACTG CGCCTCAGATGGCTCCACAGAGACCCTGGCCATGGTTGTGGTGGAGCCAGGGGAGACACTGTCCTCTCCTGAGTTCGAGGGCGGCCCCTTCGGCTCCCAGTCAGATGAGACCTCTCTCAGCACCACTGCCTCCTCTGTGACACCCATCAGCGAGCTGCTGCCCCTGGGCCCAGTGGATGGCCGCTCCTGTTCCATGGACTCCGCCTATGGCACCCTCTCCCCTACCTCCCTGCAAGACTTCATGGCCCCAGCCCCTGTCGCGGAGTCATTGCCACGGCCCCCAGAACTACCACAAGCCCCTTCACCCCTATCCTCcccccgcctccgccgccgcaCCCCTGTTCAGCTGCTGCCCCGTCTGCCCCACCTGCTCAAGTCCAAATCTGAGGCCAGCCTCCTCCAGCTGCTGTCAGGGGCCACCACCTGTGgagcgcccccagcccccagccgtAGCCTTTCAGAACTCTGCTTGGCTGTGGCAGGCCGTGGCACAAGGACTCAGGGTTCTTCTCGGGAACCTGGGCCCAGCTGGGTTCGCCAGGGGACACCAAGGCCTAGCAGTGGCCCTGAGCCATCAGAGCTGGAGGGCAGAACCAGCTGCCTGGCTGGGGAGCCCGAAAGACCCACCAGGAGGAGCAGAGACCTGCCCTTGGGGGCCTCGCCCAGGGTCCAGCCCGAGCCGCCTCCGGGGATCTCTGCCCAGCACCGGAAGCTGACGCTAGCCCAGCTGTACCGAATCAGGACCACCCTGCTGCTTAACTCCACGCTCACTGCCTC GGAGGTCTGA